In one Flavobacteriales bacterium genomic region, the following are encoded:
- a CDS encoding UDP-N-acetylmuramoyl-L-alanyl-D-glutamate--2,6-diaminopimelate ligase — protein sequence MKLLKDILYGVPIEQVEGSTNTAIEQVAFDSRAVKPLTAFVAVPGTRADGHDFIEKAVAAGASAILCERMPERFADGVAYVRVKDAAEALGLVAANFHDHPSKRLSLIGITGTNGKTSVATLLFRLFRALGTKCGLISTVETRIGQKAIPSTHTTPDAVQLNELLAAMVEAGVTHCFMEVSSHSVVQHRVTGLRFAGGVFTNITHDHLDYHGTFAEYIKAKKRFFDGLPSTAFALVNADDPNSAVMVQNTRAAKRSYAVRSLADHHARIIENQLTGLHLNVDGHDLYARLVGEFNASNLLAVYSTALLLGQKPLDVLTALSDLEPPRGRFQVVRGPSGALGIVDYAHTPDALRNVLETINAVCGGDERVITVVGCGGDRDRAKRPEMARIAAALSAVVVLTSDNPRSEEPMSIIEGMRAGVPAGDQGRVFVNADRREAIRQAVGMARPGDVVLLAGKGHETYQEIMGVKHPFDDAAVLKETLELLHK from the coding sequence ATGAAGCTGCTGAAGGACATCCTCTACGGCGTCCCCATCGAGCAGGTGGAGGGCAGCACCAACACGGCCATCGAGCAGGTCGCCTTCGACAGCCGTGCCGTGAAGCCCTTGACCGCATTCGTGGCCGTGCCGGGCACCCGGGCCGATGGCCATGATTTCATCGAGAAGGCGGTTGCCGCCGGCGCCAGCGCCATCCTCTGCGAGCGCATGCCCGAGCGGTTCGCCGATGGAGTGGCCTATGTGCGCGTGAAGGACGCGGCCGAGGCCCTGGGGCTCGTGGCCGCCAACTTCCACGACCACCCCAGCAAGCGCCTGAGCCTCATCGGCATCACGGGCACCAACGGCAAGACCAGCGTGGCCACGCTGCTCTTCCGTCTTTTCCGCGCGCTGGGCACCAAGTGCGGCCTCATCAGCACGGTGGAGACGAGGATCGGGCAGAAAGCCATTCCCAGCACGCATACCACGCCCGATGCCGTCCAGCTGAACGAGCTGCTGGCGGCCATGGTTGAAGCCGGCGTCACGCACTGCTTCATGGAGGTGAGCAGCCACAGCGTGGTGCAGCATCGGGTCACCGGGCTCCGCTTCGCGGGCGGGGTCTTCACCAACATCACGCACGACCATCTCGACTATCACGGCACGTTCGCCGAGTACATCAAAGCCAAGAAGCGCTTCTTCGACGGCCTGCCCTCGACCGCCTTCGCGCTGGTGAACGCCGATGATCCCAACAGCGCGGTGATGGTGCAGAACACGCGCGCCGCCAAGCGCTCCTATGCCGTGCGGAGCCTCGCGGACCACCATGCGCGCATCATCGAGAACCAGCTCACCGGACTGCACCTCAACGTGGACGGTCACGACCTGTATGCGCGGCTCGTGGGGGAGTTCAACGCGAGCAACCTGCTGGCCGTATACAGCACGGCGCTGCTACTGGGGCAGAAGCCGCTCGACGTGCTCACCGCCTTGAGCGACCTTGAGCCGCCGCGCGGCCGCTTCCAGGTGGTGCGCGGGCCCTCCGGTGCGCTGGGCATCGTCGATTACGCCCACACCCCCGATGCGCTCCGCAACGTGCTGGAGACCATCAACGCCGTATGCGGCGGTGATGAGCGCGTGATCACCGTGGTGGGCTGCGGCGGCGACCGCGACCGCGCCAAGCGGCCGGAGATGGCGCGCATCGCCGCCGCGCTCAGCGCCGTCGTCGTGCTCACCAGCGACAATCCCCGCAGCGAGGAGCCCATGTCCATCATCGAAGGGATGCGGGCGGGCGTGCCCGCCGGCGACCAGGGGCGGGTGTTCGTGAACGCCGACCGGCGCGAGGCGATCCGGCAGGCCGTGGGCATGGCGCGCCCAGGCGACGTGGTGCTCCTGGCGGGGAAGGGCCATGAGACCTACCAGGAGATCATGGGGGTGAAGCACCCTTTCGACGATGCCGCCGTGCTGAAGGAAACCCTCGAACTGCTGCACAAGTAG
- a CDS encoding penicillin-binding protein gives MSDNRQLVMRAGAVYLGVVLFALAIAVQLFRIQLVEGERWRAKAEHVSTAWRTVQPERGHIFSEDGRLLATSVPEYDVRMDMVPEALTDEHFATAIDSLAWHLADLFKDRTAAEYKRDLVDARKRRERYHLVKRRASHTQVQALRRFPLYREGRYKSGLVTEKRLVRARPFGRLAARSVGYVLRDSSAVGLEAGFDPWLKGRTGRRLERRLAGGTWMPIDGEGVDPEPGTDIHTTIDINLQDVADAELERQLHHHGAQYGCVVVMEVATGRIKAISNLTRTEDSTYVEALNYAVAQATEPGSTFKLPALMVGLDEGLINVTDTVDTRWGVVEYHRQQMKDSHPGKHRKVTVRRAFELSLNTGVSLAVHKAYGKEPKRFIEGLRRMRLHEPTGVMIPGEAVPTLRGPGEKGWSGISLPWMSIGYEVALTPLQMLTFYNAVANNGRMMQPQLVTRVSRNGRTVEEFEPRVLNERICSDRTLATVRELLQGVVDSGTATNLRSAHFAIAGKTGTAQVARNGSYKQHGLSYQASFAGYFPADAPKYSCIVVVNGPTMSGYYGNIVAGPIFQAIADKIYSNRLELQQERPLADLSGPRTPVSMSGRAADLSAAMAGLGVPFRLEGESEWVTTEAGDSAVTARPRAIATDGSGLVPNVLGMGLRDALYILENRGLRVRVMGSGMVKRQSLPPGTRAADGATILIELA, from the coding sequence ATGAGCGACAATAGGCAATTGGTGATGCGGGCGGGTGCGGTGTACCTGGGCGTGGTGCTCTTCGCCCTCGCCATCGCCGTGCAGCTCTTCCGTATCCAGCTGGTGGAGGGCGAGCGCTGGCGGGCCAAGGCCGAGCATGTGAGCACTGCCTGGCGCACGGTGCAGCCCGAGCGAGGCCACATCTTCAGCGAGGACGGCCGGCTGCTTGCCACGAGTGTGCCGGAGTACGATGTGCGCATGGACATGGTGCCCGAAGCGCTCACCGATGAGCATTTCGCCACCGCCATCGACTCGCTGGCCTGGCACCTGGCCGACCTGTTCAAGGACCGCACGGCGGCCGAGTACAAGCGCGACCTGGTCGATGCCCGCAAGCGGCGCGAACGGTACCACCTGGTGAAGCGCCGGGCGAGCCACACGCAGGTGCAGGCGCTCCGTCGCTTCCCGCTCTACCGTGAGGGGCGCTACAAGAGCGGACTGGTCACGGAGAAGCGCCTGGTCCGCGCGCGGCCGTTCGGCCGGCTGGCCGCCCGCTCCGTGGGCTATGTGCTGCGCGACAGCAGCGCGGTGGGCCTCGAGGCGGGCTTCGATCCCTGGCTTAAGGGCCGCACCGGCCGCCGCCTCGAGCGCCGCCTCGCCGGCGGAACCTGGATGCCGATCGATGGCGAGGGCGTGGATCCCGAGCCGGGCACGGACATCCACACCACCATCGATATCAACCTGCAGGACGTGGCCGATGCGGAGCTGGAGCGCCAGCTGCACCACCATGGCGCGCAGTACGGTTGCGTGGTGGTGATGGAGGTGGCCACCGGCCGCATCAAGGCCATCAGCAACCTCACGCGCACCGAGGACAGCACCTACGTGGAGGCGCTGAACTACGCGGTGGCGCAGGCCACGGAGCCCGGCTCCACCTTCAAGCTGCCGGCCCTCATGGTGGGCCTGGACGAGGGCCTCATCAACGTCACCGACACGGTGGACACGAGGTGGGGCGTGGTGGAATACCACCGCCAGCAGATGAAGGACTCCCACCCCGGCAAGCACCGCAAGGTGACGGTGCGCCGCGCCTTCGAGCTCTCGCTCAACACCGGTGTGAGCCTGGCCGTGCACAAGGCCTATGGCAAGGAACCCAAGCGGTTCATCGAAGGGCTCAGGCGCATGCGCCTCCATGAGCCCACCGGCGTGATGATCCCCGGTGAGGCGGTCCCCACCCTGCGTGGCCCCGGCGAGAAGGGCTGGAGCGGCATCAGCCTTCCATGGATGAGCATCGGCTACGAGGTGGCGCTGACGCCCCTGCAGATGCTCACCTTCTACAACGCGGTGGCCAACAATGGCCGCATGATGCAGCCGCAGCTCGTCACCCGCGTATCGCGCAACGGACGCACGGTGGAGGAGTTCGAGCCCCGCGTCCTCAACGAGCGCATCTGCTCGGATCGCACGCTCGCCACGGTTCGCGAGCTGCTGCAGGGCGTGGTGGACAGCGGCACCGCGACAAACCTGCGCAGCGCGCACTTCGCCATCGCCGGCAAGACGGGCACGGCACAGGTGGCCCGCAATGGCAGCTACAAGCAGCACGGCCTCAGCTACCAGGCCTCCTTCGCCGGCTACTTCCCCGCCGACGCGCCCAAGTACAGCTGCATCGTGGTGGTGAATGGCCCAACCATGAGCGGTTACTACGGGAACATCGTGGCGGGTCCCATCTTCCAGGCCATCGCCGACAAGATCTACAGCAACCGGCTGGAGCTGCAGCAGGAGCGGCCGCTGGCGGACCTCAGCGGTCCGCGCACACCGGTGAGCATGAGCGGGCGCGCTGCCGACCTCAGCGCGGCGATGGCGGGCCTGGGCGTACCCTTCCGCCTCGAGGGCGAATCCGAGTGGGTGACCACCGAGGCCGGTGATTCCGCGGTGACGGCCCGGCCGCGCGCGATCGCCACCGATGGCAGCGGGCTCGTGCCGAACGTGCTGGGCATGGGCCTGCGCGATGCGCTCTACATCCTGGAGAACCGCGGGCTGCGCGTCCGGGTGATGGGAAGCGGCATGGTGAAGCGGCAATCGCTCCCGCCGGGCACGCGCGCCGCCGATGGCGCCACCATACTCATCGAGCTGGCATGA
- a CDS encoding FtsL-like putative cell division protein gives MNRMRAPQQEEQPKPKRAGKPARLPGAFVSLLSGSFLTRENVLRNMPFMLFCAGLMLVYIAYGYHTERVVRELERTGAALKEQRAEYITVRAELEKQEQQSQVAGRIGALGLRESRVPPVKIKVEEGQLEEIRKP, from the coding sequence ATGAACCGCATGCGAGCGCCGCAGCAGGAGGAGCAGCCGAAGCCCAAGCGGGCCGGGAAGCCGGCACGGCTGCCGGGCGCCTTCGTCAGCCTGCTCAGCGGCTCCTTCCTCACCCGCGAGAACGTGCTGCGCAACATGCCCTTCATGCTCTTCTGCGCGGGGCTCATGCTCGTCTACATCGCCTATGGCTACCATACTGAGCGCGTCGTGCGCGAGCTGGAACGGACCGGGGCTGCGCTGAAGGAGCAGCGCGCCGAGTACATCACCGTGCGCGCCGAGCTGGAGAAGCAGGAGCAGCAGAGCCAGGTGGCCGGGCGCATCGGTGCGCTGGGCCTGCGCGAGAGCCGCGTGCCGCCGGTGAAGATCAAGGTCGAGGAGGGACAACTGGAGGAGATCCGGAAGCCATGA
- the rsmH gene encoding 16S rRNA (cytosine(1402)-N(4))-methyltransferase RsmH, whose translation MTHEYHDPVLLQACIEGLNIRPAGTYVDATFGGGGHSRAILERLGPHGRLIAFDRDRDAWANAPADPRFTLVKADFRWLRNHLRFLGALPIDGLLADLGVSSHQFDRGERGFSIRFEGPLDMRMDRRARTTAADIVNGWDEARLAGLLRTYGEVEGAGRVARAIVSARSEQRIATTQQLVAAIAPVTPRRDVSGFRAQVFQALRIAVNDELGALESLLRQCEQVIAPGGRLAIISYHSLEDRLVKSWMRAGDASGEERKDLYGNRLRPFNPTSSKAIKPTEEEIDRNPRARSARLRIAERT comes from the coding sequence ATGACGCATGAGTACCACGACCCCGTTCTTTTACAAGCCTGTATCGAAGGGTTGAACATCCGCCCCGCCGGCACCTACGTGGATGCCACTTTCGGCGGCGGCGGCCACAGCAGGGCCATCCTGGAGCGGCTCGGGCCGCATGGGCGCCTGATCGCCTTCGACCGCGACCGGGATGCGTGGGCCAATGCGCCGGCGGATCCGCGGTTCACGCTCGTGAAGGCCGACTTCCGCTGGCTCCGCAACCACTTGCGCTTCCTGGGTGCGCTGCCCATCGATGGGCTGCTCGCCGACCTTGGCGTGAGCAGCCATCAGTTCGATCGCGGCGAGCGAGGCTTCAGCATCCGGTTCGAAGGCCCCTTGGACATGCGCATGGACCGCCGCGCGCGCACCACAGCGGCTGATATCGTGAACGGATGGGATGAGGCGCGCCTGGCGGGGCTGCTCAGGACCTATGGCGAGGTGGAAGGCGCCGGACGCGTGGCGAGGGCCATCGTCAGCGCACGCTCGGAGCAGCGCATCGCCACCACCCAGCAACTGGTGGCGGCCATCGCCCCGGTGACGCCGCGCAGGGACGTGAGCGGCTTCCGCGCACAGGTCTTCCAGGCGCTGCGCATCGCCGTGAACGATGAGCTGGGCGCGCTCGAATCGCTGCTGCGGCAGTGCGAGCAGGTCATCGCGCCGGGCGGCCGGCTGGCCATCATCAGCTACCACAGCCTGGAGGACCGCCTGGTGAAGAGCTGGATGCGGGCCGGCGATGCCTCGGGCGAGGAACGCAAGGACCTCTACGGCAATCGGCTGCGGCCATTCAACCCCACGAGCAGCAAGGCCATCAAGCCGACCGAAGAAGAAATCGACCGAAACCCGCGGGCCCGGAGCGCCCGCTTACGCATAGCCGAACGCACATGA
- the mraZ gene encoding division/cell wall cluster transcriptional repressor MraZ codes for MLDLLGEYPSTLDAKSRALLPAALKKQLGGEVAKGFVVNRDVFSQCLVLYPMEEWRRTSADVRSLNRFDPDNVEFLRRFLNGATPVELDANGRLLIPKPLMDYAKLGKDIVFSGIGDRIEIWDEELHRRALDGKEDFKSLAARVMGGKPKANDA; via the coding sequence ATGCTGGACCTGCTCGGAGAATACCCCAGCACCCTGGACGCCAAGAGCCGGGCCCTACTGCCCGCCGCGCTGAAGAAGCAGCTCGGTGGAGAGGTGGCCAAGGGCTTCGTGGTGAACAGGGATGTGTTCAGCCAGTGCCTCGTGCTCTATCCGATGGAGGAGTGGAGAAGGACCAGCGCCGATGTGCGCAGCCTGAACCGCTTCGACCCGGACAACGTGGAGTTCCTCCGGCGGTTCCTCAATGGGGCCACGCCGGTGGAGCTCGACGCCAACGGGCGACTGCTGATCCCCAAGCCGCTGATGGACTATGCCAAGCTGGGCAAGGACATCGTGTTCTCGGGCATCGGCGACCGCATCGAGATCTGGGACGAGGAGCTGCACCGGCGTGCGCTCGACGGGAAAGAGGACTTCAAGTCGCTGGCAGCGCGAGTGATGGGGGGCAAGCCCAAGGCCAATGACGCATGA
- a CDS encoding alpha/beta fold hydrolase has product MPHALKQEGEFHYLEAGEGPPIVLLHGLFGALSNFQPLFDHFTAHYRVLVPMLPLYTLPMLNTNVPALADFLDRFLRHKGLERVNLLGNSLGGHVALIYCTKHAERVRTLTLTGSSGLYENAFGGSFPRREDKEYLRKKIALTFHDPRHVTDELVEECYVTVNDKAKLIRILSLAKSAIRHNMAKEIPKMAMPVLLIWGRQDTITPPEVADEFHSLFPRSELHWIDGCGHAPMMEHPEEFNRILEGWLARTLA; this is encoded by the coding sequence ATGCCGCACGCACTCAAGCAGGAAGGCGAGTTCCACTACCTCGAAGCCGGTGAAGGGCCGCCGATCGTGCTGCTCCACGGCCTGTTCGGCGCCCTGAGCAACTTCCAGCCGCTCTTCGACCACTTCACCGCGCATTACCGGGTGCTGGTGCCCATGCTGCCGCTCTACACGCTGCCGATGCTGAACACCAACGTGCCGGCACTGGCGGATTTCCTCGACCGCTTCCTGCGGCACAAGGGGCTGGAGCGCGTGAACCTGCTGGGCAATTCACTTGGAGGCCATGTGGCGCTCATCTATTGTACCAAGCACGCCGAACGCGTGCGGACCCTTACCCTCACCGGCAGCAGCGGGCTCTACGAGAACGCATTCGGAGGCAGCTTCCCCCGGCGCGAGGACAAGGAGTACCTGCGCAAGAAGATCGCCCTCACCTTCCATGACCCCAGGCACGTGACCGATGAGCTCGTGGAGGAGTGCTACGTGACGGTGAACGACAAGGCCAAGCTCATCCGCATCCTCTCACTGGCCAAGAGCGCCATCCGCCACAACATGGCCAAGGAGATCCCGAAGATGGCCATGCCCGTGCTCCTCATCTGGGGACGGCAGGACACCATCACGCCGCCGGAGGTGGCCGATGAGTTCCACAGCCTTTTCCCCAGGAGCGAGCTCCATTGGATCGACGGCTGCGGCCATGCGCCCATGATGGAGCACCCCGAGGAATTCAACAGGATCCTGGAGGGCTGGCTGGCCAGGACCCTGGCATGA
- the yihA gene encoding ribosome biogenesis GTP-binding protein YihA/YsxC has product MKSLRAEHLTSGREAKHWAPPMLPEYAFIGRSNVGKSSLINMLCAIRKLARVSNTPGRTRNVEHFRVEGTLTSDRPWMLADLPGYGFAKASKADRAVWERMIHTYLLKRENLQCVFLLIDSRLEPQDNDLGMVQWLGERGIPFCIVFTKADKLSPPKVQASIARFRRKLLETWETLPPMHTTSTATGEGREGILAFIEEVNARWEGRWPQGAQ; this is encoded by the coding sequence ATGAAATCCCTAAGGGCCGAGCACCTTACCAGCGGACGCGAGGCGAAGCATTGGGCGCCGCCAATGCTGCCCGAATATGCCTTCATAGGCCGCAGCAACGTGGGCAAGAGCTCTCTGATCAACATGCTCTGCGCCATCCGGAAGCTGGCGCGCGTGAGCAACACCCCGGGCCGCACGCGGAACGTGGAGCACTTCCGGGTTGAGGGCACCCTTACCAGCGACCGGCCATGGATGCTCGCCGACCTTCCCGGTTACGGCTTCGCCAAGGCCAGCAAGGCCGACCGCGCGGTATGGGAGCGCATGATCCATACCTACCTGCTGAAGCGCGAGAACCTGCAATGCGTGTTCCTGCTCATCGACTCGCGGCTCGAGCCGCAGGACAATGACCTCGGCATGGTGCAGTGGCTCGGCGAGCGGGGCATCCCCTTCTGCATCGTCTTCACCAAGGCCGATAAGCTCTCGCCCCCCAAGGTGCAGGCCAGCATCGCGCGCTTCCGGCGCAAGCTGCTGGAGACCTGGGAGACCCTGCCGCCCATGCACACCACCAGCACCGCGACCGGAGAAGGTCGCGAAGGGATCCTGGCCTTCATCGAAGAGGTGAATGCGCGATGGGAAGGCCGGTGGCCGCAGGGCGCTCAATGA
- the gldC gene encoding gliding motility protein GldC: MKTSDITLRVTLDDNRVPERIDWTAEDGGTQSASKAVLLSIWDEQERNTLRIDLWTKEMTVEEMKAFFHQNILTMADTFERATGEGRMAAQMRDFAAYFAEHMLPGLKD, translated from the coding sequence ATGAAGACCTCTGACATCACCCTGCGCGTCACCCTCGATGACAATCGCGTCCCCGAGCGGATCGATTGGACGGCCGAGGACGGCGGAACGCAGAGCGCGAGCAAGGCCGTGCTCCTCTCCATCTGGGACGAGCAGGAGCGCAACACGCTGCGCATCGATCTGTGGACGAAGGAGATGACCGTGGAGGAGATGAAAGCCTTCTTCCATCAGAACATCCTCACGATGGCCGACACCTTCGAGCGGGCGACGGGCGAGGGCAGGATGGCTGCCCAGATGCGCGACTTCGCGGCGTATTTCGCCGAGCACATGCTGCCGGGGCTGAAGGACTGA
- a CDS encoding porin family protein has product MKTATSRIGGKAFAALAIALMGVLSTQAQDDVGVRFGLKLSPNMGWVNPDSKNIKAGGAGLGYTFGLLLELPIGTTGNYRFATGLNLNNMVAKWQQDFEYFDAPGGPKKLKELETDVKLQYIELPLTIKLMTNEIGYMRYYAVVGAGNAFNIRARADYVVPQYYANAPTLVEKFEEVTDENLQDDIALYKASLIVGAGLEYNFSGNTSLVTGITYNNGFTNILDVDGVKARAHYLELTVGVFF; this is encoded by the coding sequence ATGAAGACCGCAACGTCCCGCATCGGAGGGAAGGCCTTTGCCGCCCTCGCCATTGCCCTGATGGGCGTTCTCTCCACCCAGGCGCAGGACGACGTGGGCGTCCGCTTCGGCCTGAAGCTGAGCCCCAACATGGGCTGGGTGAACCCCGATAGCAAGAACATCAAGGCCGGCGGTGCAGGCTTGGGCTACACCTTCGGCCTGCTCCTCGAGCTGCCCATCGGCACCACCGGCAATTACCGGTTCGCCACGGGCCTCAACCTGAACAACATGGTGGCGAAGTGGCAGCAGGACTTCGAGTACTTCGATGCCCCGGGCGGGCCGAAGAAGCTGAAGGAACTTGAGACGGATGTGAAGCTGCAGTACATCGAGCTGCCGCTCACCATCAAGCTCATGACCAACGAGATCGGCTACATGCGGTACTACGCGGTGGTGGGTGCCGGCAATGCCTTCAATATCCGCGCACGGGCCGATTACGTGGTGCCGCAGTACTACGCGAATGCCCCCACCCTGGTCGAGAAGTTCGAGGAGGTGACGGACGAGAACCTCCAAGACGACATCGCGCTCTACAAGGCCTCGCTCATCGTGGGCGCCGGCCTGGAGTACAACTTCAGCGGCAACACCAGCCTGGTGACGGGCATAACCTATAACAACGGGTTCACCAACATACTCGATGTGGATGGCGTGAAGGCACGCGCGCACTACCTCGAGCTCACCGTGGGCGTCTTCTTCTGA
- the nadE gene encoding NAD(+) synthase produces the protein MQTARIIDHITDWLRSYCGRNGQRGFVIGISGGIDSAVTSALCARTGLPTLCVEMPIHQAFSQVQRAQDHIAWLRQRHPNVQVEVVKLTPVFDQLVAAFPKPDGDHQLQLSLANTRARLRMTTLYYFAGLLRFLVAGTGNKVEDFGIGFFTKYGDGGVDLSPIADLTKTEVYAVARELGIIESILQAKPTDGLWGDDRSDEDQIGASYPELEWAMDLRERGLEAEALGLTPRQREVLAIFDRRQAANAHKMTLPPVCAIPAELKR, from the coding sequence ATGCAGACAGCACGCATCATCGACCACATCACCGACTGGCTCCGCTCCTATTGCGGGCGCAACGGCCAGCGTGGCTTCGTCATCGGTATCAGCGGCGGCATCGACAGCGCCGTGACCAGTGCGCTCTGCGCCCGCACCGGCCTGCCCACGCTCTGCGTGGAGATGCCCATCCACCAGGCCTTCAGCCAGGTGCAGCGCGCGCAGGACCACATCGCGTGGCTGCGCCAGCGGCACCCCAACGTGCAGGTGGAGGTGGTGAAGCTCACCCCCGTCTTCGACCAGCTGGTGGCCGCCTTCCCCAAGCCCGACGGCGACCACCAGCTGCAGCTGTCGCTCGCCAACACCAGGGCGCGGCTGAGGATGACCACGCTATACTACTTCGCCGGCCTGCTCCGCTTCCTGGTTGCGGGAACCGGCAACAAGGTGGAGGACTTCGGCATCGGCTTCTTCACCAAGTACGGTGATGGCGGGGTGGACCTGTCGCCCATCGCCGACCTCACCAAGACCGAGGTGTACGCCGTGGCGCGCGAGCTGGGCATCATCGAGAGCATCCTGCAGGCCAAGCCCACCGATGGCCTCTGGGGCGACGACCGCAGCGACGAGGACCAGATCGGCGCGAGCTATCCGGAGCTGGAATGGGCCATGGACCTGCGCGAGCGCGGCCTTGAGGCGGAGGCGCTCGGGCTCACGCCCCGGCAGCGCGAGGTGCTCGCCATCTTCGATCGGCGGCAGGCGGCCAACGCGCACAAGATGACGCTGCCCCCGGTGTGCGCGATACCCGCGGAACTGAAGCGCTGA
- a CDS encoding 2-oxoacid:ferredoxin oxidoreductase subunit beta, with amino-acid sequence MSAVNGSAPAEKVDFASDQEVRWCPGCGDYSILKQVQTLLEQSGRKKEEVVFISGIGCSSRFPYYLDTYGLHGIHGRAPAIVSGLRSVRPDLSVWMITGDGDALSIGGNHIIHLLRRNVDVNVLLFNNEIYGLTKGQYSPTSPEGAVTRSTPMGSTDHPFNPLALVKGSDGTFIARSMDRDPKHMREVLARADAHRGTSLVEIYQNCNVFNDGAFEVFTEKASKPTHTLFVEHGKPLTFAGGTKGICIKDMRPRVIDIGPDFSPNDCWIHDERDNFKASILVRLFEDPRHEGAFPRPFGVFYVADRPTHEEKLQAQVRRAKEVKGTGDLDALLKGEHTWTIA; translated from the coding sequence ATGAGCGCCGTGAATGGATCCGCGCCCGCGGAGAAGGTGGATTTCGCGAGCGACCAGGAGGTGCGCTGGTGTCCCGGCTGCGGCGACTACAGCATCCTGAAGCAGGTGCAGACGCTGCTGGAGCAGAGCGGCAGGAAGAAGGAAGAGGTGGTCTTCATCAGCGGCATCGGCTGCAGCTCGCGCTTCCCATACTACCTGGATACCTATGGCCTGCACGGCATCCACGGACGCGCGCCGGCCATCGTGAGCGGCCTGCGCAGCGTGCGCCCCGATCTCAGCGTATGGATGATCACGGGCGACGGCGACGCGCTCAGCATCGGCGGCAACCACATCATCCATCTGCTGCGCCGCAACGTGGATGTGAACGTGCTGCTCTTCAACAATGAGATCTACGGCCTCACCAAGGGCCAGTACTCGCCCACCTCGCCCGAAGGAGCCGTGACGCGCAGCACGCCGATGGGCAGTACCGATCATCCATTCAACCCGCTCGCGCTGGTGAAGGGATCCGATGGCACCTTCATCGCCCGCAGCATGGACCGCGACCCGAAGCACATGCGCGAGGTGCTCGCCCGCGCTGATGCGCATCGCGGCACCTCGCTCGTGGAGATCTACCAGAACTGCAACGTATTCAACGACGGCGCCTTCGAGGTCTTCACGGAGAAGGCCAGCAAGCCGACGCATACGCTCTTCGTGGAGCACGGCAAGCCGCTCACCTTCGCAGGCGGCACCAAGGGCATCTGCATCAAGGACATGAGGCCGCGCGTGATCGACATCGGCCCGGACTTCTCGCCCAACGACTGCTGGATCCACGATGAGCGAGACAACTTCAAGGCTTCCATCCTCGTGCGCCTCTTCGAGGACCCGCGCCATGAGGGCGCCTTCCCGCGCCCCTTCGGCGTGTTCTATGTGGCCGACCGCCCCACGCACGAGGAGAAGCTGCAGGCTCAGGTGAGGCGCGCGAAGGAGGTGAAGGGCACAGGCGACCTGGACGCGCTGCTCAAGGGCGAGCACACCTGGACCATTGCGTAG